The sequence CCTTAACAACTTGCTCAGTCATACACTGCGTTTCAGCATTACTAAAAAGTCTCAATTTTAAACAAAGATTACCTTTACTATCTACATACTGAGATGCTATTGCATGTTTTGAAGCTGcctataaaatataatgacatatataaattatttttatatattttatataaattaaacattCACAAGTTAAGACAGTTaagctttatttaaaaaaaatatagtacAAAAATAGTTATATACACACATTATTGCTTATATAAgagttttatgtatattttgtgtatattacttttattaagTGTATATAaggattataaattatataacaaagtATCTACAAATTACATACCAAACTTTTAAGAAGCTGATGCtttctttgatttttctttGGTAAATGACTTAATATATCTTTTGTATATGTAGTTATTCTATTTGCAATATCAGTTAAATCATTGTATTCTTTCTTAAGATGCTTAATCAGAGTTTTTGTTTGAGGAAGTTGTATTTCAAATGTATTCTGCTTTAAAAGCATACATGATACACCTACATCTTTTACCAAAACTGCATCAGGGCATTTGCTATCACTTGTATTGctcctataaataaataagtaaatatatatatatatatatatatatatatatttataggcATTAGTTATATATATACCTAACAATTAAAGTAAATAgttaaatataaacaaaatataataacagGTGTAACCTATAATAGGGAAATTGGCAGCTATCATTAATTGTAGAATTGCACATCTTATCAAAAACATTATTTTCCATTAAAACTGTGTGTCTGTATGTATCTTTATTCATACTATTAGTAGAATTATAATTTGATACACCCATTAGAGCAGTTTGATTAGTAGCATTTCTTTCTGGTGTTGTGGAAATGAAACTTGTAGCAGGTTCTCCAGAAATAGCAGAATGTTTCTTCATTTGCGGTATAATGTTAATTGATGCATCTCCTGCTTCCGGAGAAGCAATAAGGACACCCATCTCAAAGTGATGATTAGTAAATTATCCAATAATTGTTAAATTACATAGAAGTATCAGTTTTAccatatgtataaatttatatctctCAATACTGAGTATGTATatcataaagaaataaaaaaatgtcaataaagtgatttacaataaaacactatatatatatatatacataataggtaaccaaataaataatagtagcatAATAAAAATAGCATTATAAATTACCGAAACTCTAAATCTTCTTTGTCCCATTACTGAAAAACACAGGCATGTGTAATGTTTGTATCTCTGCTGGTTTTTAGAAACATCCATTACATTACAAAATCTCAAAGTTACCAATTAATTTTGAGACTTTAACGCCTGAAGAAGGTTATGTTTATATCgtttaaaatgtataacaaaATAGAATCATATTTTTTACAGGATTAAGAACATAATTGCTGTGTTCATATTGATAGAATAATTGGTAATTAACGTAACTAATATACTGTATAGTGTATAGATAATAAGTCTTTTTGCTTAATGAGAATTTATAGCAATCGTAATAGACGTATATTACTgctaaaaaagagaaaatgatgTATTAGTAAAAAACTTCCTACAATGTATTTAAATAGTACTTAGTTTTTAAAACTTTAAGTAGTAATTTCTCACTGTAAAGGGGCACATATAATGACGAACTAcatgttattttttatatattatgattTTTCAATGCACAATTCCAATTTTGGTTGACTTAAGAtatgttttaatttctttagaaaagcACAGCTATAGGATCTTATTgatttataatattgtatatttctCAGGTAACATTTCTTCATTGTaggaatgaaaattattttactttatatttactttaaaaCTGTGAGGTTTAcagctattttttttttaaattatacattgttgtatataaaacaatatttatatttacaattaaaattaatttttaaatcaagttgaaatatatttatataataatatattatataattgtatattagCAAAACCTTATTTTGAAGAAAGAGAAGTGCTTttcgaaaaatgtaaaaatacatgacatttatatatttctagaatattttatttaatcgactCCTGATTACACATACAATATAGGTATTCATTTACTACATGGCTTACTACATACAAAGGTCGTTCTATCTTCTTTGATTAATTTAATTGCTGCCTGTTGAATATAGACTGCAGGACTATGGTCATATAAACAAATCTGGACTCTCGTTAGGGGAAACCAATGTGTCTATTGAGCCGAAGAAATCATGAAAAGCATGAAAAGCAAGAAAAGATCTCGTTCTGCGACATTGACCATAGGTGAGAACTGATGAATGATCGTATGTACGATCGTATAAACGGGTCTCAACACCCACTAGGGAAAACTGTCCGAAAATTAATTCCTAAAAAACCAACATTGAAAACAATAAAGTTCTCGTTTTTGCAAGACAGACAAAGAGTGTCTCTATCTGACACTTATAGCATGTCACGCATGCGCAGAGCGAGAACTTTCTTGTTTTCCATGTTGATCTTTCATAATTAGTCACGATTGAATTTTCGGTCGGTTTTCTCTAGACTTTAGTACATGAACGTCGAGATCTGCTTACATGATCGTCTTTGAGACAttcatagtataatatataatatataatatgtacgtaTCATGCATGCGTAGGACGATACCTTTCCTTCCTCTCCATCTTGATCTTCTTCGACTCAAAAAACAGACGGTTTCGTCAATGTTTTCAGTATAGAAGTGTCCAGAACCAGAAGTTTATATTACCGTGTGCAGGACGGAATCTTAATTAAAGCAGTGTTTATCCGTGACAGAAAATGTAGCATGTTAACAACCTATGCAACATTTTAAACGTTAACGCTattcaatataatatttaacattcgtATATATTACCCTATTTTTCTATATGATAGGAATATGTTATTTTAAGTTATATGAGACTAAGCAAAAAATTGTGAAcctattaaaatatattgtaaaatattaagaaaaaaataagtAATGAAAGTAAACACATACAACAATAACAGTACCCATACAACAGTACCCATACAACAGTACCCATTTCATTGTGATTGGCTAGTGCGTTATATCTGTAACTACCTAGGTAGGTGATTTCCAGGAATTACTGACTGTCTTTCTTTCCGCGAATCGATCGTCTTTCAATGAATTTCGAATTGAAGTGAAAAGCAGTGAGTGCGAATAAGATATGTTAAAAACAGAACTACGGTGTGGCCACaactaaataatttttgtagtaGAATtgaataaatgttatttttcttctttatatctatcatatatttatatacatctacaaatttttaaactatatataaagcaatagatattttttacattttcatttacattacattttcttagtttaagaaaaatagacaaatttattaataattttagtaataattaaatttaattcacTTCGTTGTAATTTTTCTCATGAAATCGATAGAACTTTTCACTttataaataacgtataaataaagtatataaaatttagaTCTTTTTTTTTAGTTAGAAATAATACTTTAATACGTCGTTCAAAATGGTTAGGAAGTCTCATTATAAATATGAgaacatatttattaaaatgtaatatataaagaatcgtaaaattatattataatcgtatatttatataaaaatatataaataataaaatcgttATCTATcaacttatatatatacacacacacacacacatatatatatattatatacattatacgtatattacagtatacgtgtatatatagaataattgatttaattattaagcttattaataattttaaatcacatttcaatttacatttcaaataaaaaatatgttttcttcAATAAATCAATCATTCAATTCAATTGTCTGTTTGAAATAGGTCATaaatttttaaagtatttattaaatacacatGCATTATGTATGCACTTAGTATTGAACTTTTTGTACTATATATTACAATGAGCTTTTTTCGCATTATATAATACTGACTATGAACTAAAACGTGGTATCACATAAAACTTAAagaaatttcagaaatattaATACTGCTTCAAATAAACCATTTTACCTCTCATTTTAATCTACTAAAAAACTTAGAAAGCTAACTTATTGAACTTCTAAtttcttttgaaataaattttaaattttacaaaatatttctaaagcagtaatttttaattaaagtttatCCAAACCTAAAAATAACATAGGAGAACAGggataaaatgaataataaatcttAACCTTTGGGATATAAAGAATGGATCAATTTTGTAAGTTAAATTTGCATACCATTATTTTATTAAGTTATATGAACGGTCTTACTTTTCAAGGTACTTTAGTGATTATATATAGataggaaattaaaattaaatattccataaaatattCATGATAACAATGGTTCTTTAGGCTAGAATTAATCGAATTGTTTGACTAAAAAACTATCGAAGGAAAAGTGCACTACACGATTCTCAAGATACTACGCCAATGGTATGCGTTCTTACAGTTTGATCGGCATGGTTGCCGCGGCACTCGTGAACAGATCGCGTCGCGCCGCAGGTAGAGTCAGTTTGATCCGCGAGCGGCATCGTTGCAGAGTCGAAAGGCTCTAAACGCGAacaatttcatttcaaatatgCGCAAGATCGGTTCCCCAAATTTGGGTCAATGATCCAACCAGTAAACTGTCAATTCTTTtcttaaatttgaaatcagtatAAAGTGATCGAGAAACCGATTGACAGGAATATAATGTTGTCCGCGTTAAGGTGAACGAGAATCGTGATGAGCTTGGAGACGACGTTGATGCCTAATACGGCACCGATCGAGGTCGATAGATTCCAAGCGTTTTTCGAAATTCACGTCAGTGACGATTTGCCAACTGCATTCAGTGCATTCGTAATTGGTGTTTTGCTGTAGTCGTTCTAAAAACCTGTGCCGGTTAATTATCCGACTCGAGAGAAAGTCGATGGCTACTTTGCGTGCTTCGACCGGTCGACAGATACTTAACGCGGCGATTCTAACTTGGGTGAAACTTTTCAGCTGGTGTTTTCAACTTATGTGACGTtgtactaataaaataaaaaattttgttactttacatTAATTAAACTAAACAGATTCgaatttgtaacttaaattttatCACAGAAACGTGTGTGTATTGCGGGTACAGGTGAAAAGTTCGTAAAACATAAAAGAAATCAAGTGTAAAAATTGTTTCGAGATTTTCAAAGAAGGAAACCTTTGTTGTAAATAATCGAGGAATGCGTATTGCACGGATTTGCAATTGTTCCACATCATACCTAGTGATCGGCATCAGGTATGAAGAAATTGACGGGTCATCGCAAAAAAGAATAACAACAAATGCGTTTGTATAAATGACAAATGCGTGTTTGTATAGACGCGATTGATCGTGCAACCATTTGATAAATGTCATCGAGGGAACTAACTATCGAAGTGTTTCGGTTTACCGTGGCTCGGTTCGAGCATATCGAACCATGTATCGGCGAGTTGAATGCGGTCCCGTTGACATTTCACGTATCGTAGACCAATGTAGCGCGATGTTTGTCAGATTGACCATCGTTATTGCGGCGCTATGCCTGTGGAATGGAGTTGGTAAGAAATAACCTCTTCTACTCATTTTACGTAATTGATCGcgatgatatattttaattagtaTAGGAGTTGCGTTGTGATTAGTAGACTGTGAATGgatatactttaaatattttatttgttattccaGATTTGTTTTTCTAGATGTGtttcatctattaaatattataacgaattatCACATattggatattttacatatttttgcaccTTTAATTCTGTTACTCTCTTTTGAGTTATTTTTAATccaatcgtatttttctatcgctaacaatttcttaaatttaaggAAAACATGAAATGATCGTTATTGATGTGTGTAAGTTTTCATTTTATGTTTTCGCCAgagcttttattaaaatattaaacttctTTCTGTTTATGAAGACAATAACGTGATTCAAATACAATTTGAGAATTGCAATAGGTAAACATCTAAGGTTAATGAAGTTTAACTAAAGTTCGATTATTTGGTCAATaatcagaaaataaattttatggaaactatttaaaaaaatgatcaTAGTGCTCTAATAAAAACATTTGCTTCAATAGTTGGCAGGTTTTTAACAGTATAGATCATTCTGCATAATTATAATGATTGTATtcatttgttattaaatatgcaAAGCAAATGGAGGATGCTTAGATATTTTAGTGACATTAAAGCGAAGCATCATTGATCATTCGAAGTTTCGCAAACCATTTTATATACCAGTAATCTACGGTATTTAATCGTATTTGTGCTTTTTTAGCCACGCTCTTGTAGTCTGTACTTTCTAATATATCCCGGAGAAAGCGTCGAAAGACTTCATCCAATGCACGCTTCAAACCAGCGCGAAATCAGAATGTAGAGGAATAAATTCAACGAACAAATGATATATATGTAGATGAATTAATTTGGCACTATTTCATTGTTAAAATgcaataataacataatatttaaataataaatgaagatGAATATACGTcacaagtaaatataaaaaattaatatttatattatatataaactgTTGTAAGAGTATAAAAAGattagtatataaataattatttaaaaacagaattaatttaatttacttgaCAAGAGAATTAAATTCTTTATTGGACTAGCTAGCTTCAGAGAGTTCCACACACATATTATATAGAcaatattgtttttatttattatattacatagtatacgttatatactatgctaTTTTTAAGGCAAGTATAATATACAGGATAATATATATGCTTAAGGCATATGCTGCCATGTGTCCATTGGCAATAAATTCGTTACAGCTTTCAACTTATAATAGAAATTCTCATCTGTTATTCCGAGGAATATTGTGGCCTGAAACAGCATATTATAATGTGTGTCACAGAATATTGGTACgttgtgaaataataaatatgagtTGTCATCTTATGGTGATAACTGTGACAAACTTATCGTTGATGTTTATGACGATGTCTCATAAAAAGATGAAGCAAGTATTATTGACTTCGCTGAATTTAGTCAAAATGATTTTACGctatatatatttaactatagataaattttgaatttccgTGATTAATTTTGAACCGAATGTttagttctttttttattttttatataagtagttcaattttattaatttacaaatattttgttcCAAGCGTTATCCTTtaagatatttatttgttttatcattGATACATTAGATTGATAatgtaaatgatatttttcaatcCTATCGAAAGTTATATTCACGATATATGATTACGTTTGTTTGCCATTcttcttaatttctttttattctgtttaatttctttcctttcttgctTCAACGTTAAATGAAAGTTCTGAAATACTTAAGTTTTCTTTCGTGTCTTGATTTTCGAGGAAATTTTCGAAAGTTTGTGGGCGTGTACGCGTGAAATTGCTTAGTGATTCTCCGaatctttttgtattttatcttataaaaatgtaactcttcgtaacaaaaataataataataatagtaaaaaggGATGAAGTTTCTATATTACCGTATAATAGTGATTCCTGGAAGATaagcttctttttt comes from Bombus terrestris chromosome 7, iyBomTerr1.2, whole genome shotgun sequence and encodes:
- the LOC105666464 gene encoding uncharacterized protein LOC105666464 isoform X2; its protein translation is MGVLIASPEAGDASINIIPQMKKHSAISGEPATSFISTTPERNATNQTALMGVSNYNSTNSMNKDTYRHTVLMENNVFDKMCNSTINDSCQFPYYRSNTSDSKCPDAVLVKDVGVSCMLLKQNTFEIQLPQTKTLIKHLKKEYNDLTDIANRITTYTKDILSHLPKKNQRKHQLLKSLAASKHAIASQYVDSKGNLCLKLRLFSNAETQCMTEQVVKDFDNTLCKSKYITKELHSKNCNYYNHFVTNLNKNKSYMHMYVAKTQILDKGHLTLEERNMKSKYEQDTSIQRRNAKTNTRNLTSSSISSINNHLMKRKKKTSKESLTPKLKKCDEVHKHGIVEKFSDDKLYTNQLKLKNYSPVTFTNWKEISKLKQSKNKTLSIFSYESQQMANAKNKIKQGEFINYNTVNNISNTKFHTVNIRIVKKSKKDV
- the LOC105666464 gene encoding uncharacterized protein LOC105666464 isoform X1; the encoded protein is MDVSKNQQRYKHYTCLCFSVMGQRRFRVSMGVLIASPEAGDASINIIPQMKKHSAISGEPATSFISTTPERNATNQTALMGVSNYNSTNSMNKDTYRHTVLMENNVFDKMCNSTINDSCQFPYYRSNTSDSKCPDAVLVKDVGVSCMLLKQNTFEIQLPQTKTLIKHLKKEYNDLTDIANRITTYTKDILSHLPKKNQRKHQLLKSLAASKHAIASQYVDSKGNLCLKLRLFSNAETQCMTEQVVKDFDNTLCKSKYITKELHSKNCNYYNHFVTNLNKNKSYMHMYVAKTQILDKGHLTLEERNMKSKYEQDTSIQRRNAKTNTRNLTSSSISSINNHLMKRKKKTSKESLTPKLKKCDEVHKHGIVEKFSDDKLYTNQLKLKNYSPVTFTNWKEISKLKQSKNKTLSIFSYESQQMANAKNKIKQGEFINYNTVNNISNTKFHTVNIRIVKKSKKDV